In a genomic window of Macadamia integrifolia cultivar HAES 741 unplaced genomic scaffold, SCU_Mint_v3 scaffold2914, whole genome shotgun sequence:
- the LOC122067456 gene encoding uncharacterized protein LOC122067456 — MATENDSTVPSEAATEVIMDVTGTQVGGIGNNDGVDYEPIEEEESVPSTPIGSINCSRGRPRGSVNSGIEKRKKVVAEKVSQVPSPDALPPPISLQLSTSCNSPQSSATVSALSRSTDDRLCSLAKHRRPSLLSRKAPATISALSQSSSDRLYSLSKLSILCSLSLCLSSSNGELERQVRSSSSDNMSYSGNPTPAPTTTTTTILWNASELNKFINLMIDNVRNGQKSNSTFSKVGWNNIKAGLEATFQRPFRKEQLRNKMNKLRGDYNSFRRLLETTGYG, encoded by the exons ATGGCAACTGAGAATGATTCAACAGTCCCCTCTGAAGCTGCCACTGAAGTTATAATGGACGTGACAGGTACTCAGGTTGGGGGAATAGGGAACAATGATGGTGTTGACTATGAACctatcgaagaagaagaaagtgttccttccacTCCCATTGGTAGTATCAATTGTTCTCGAGGAAGACCTCGTGGGTCCGTCAATAGTGGtatagaaaagaggaagaaggttgtagctgaaaaggtg TCCCAAGTCCCGAGTCCCGACGCCCTACCCCCTCCTATCTCCCTGCAGCTCTCCACAAGCTGCAACTCTCCACAAAGCTCGGCGACCGTCTCTGCTCTCTCGCGAAGCACCGACGACCGTCTCTGCTCTCTCGCGAAGCACCGGCGACCGTCTCTGCTCTCTCGCAAAGCACCGGCGACCATCTCTGCTCTCTCGCAAAGCTCCAGCGATCGTCTCTACTCTCTCTCGAAGCTCAGCATTCtctgctctctttctctctgtctctcgtcAAGCAACGGAGAGTTGGAGCGACAAGTACGATCGTCAAGCTCAG ACAATATGTCATATAGTGGAAACCCTACTCCTGCtccaaccacaaccacaaccacaatcCTTTGGAATGCTTCTGAATTGAACAAATTCATCAACTTAATGATTGATAATGTAAGGAATGGTCAGAAGTCCAACTCCACATTCAGTAAGGTTGGGTGGAATAACATTAAAGCAGGACTAGAAGCAACTTTCCAACGTCCATTTCGAAAAGAGCAGTTGCGTAATAAGATGAATAAGCTACGAGGTGACTATAATAGTTTCAGACGGTTGCTCGAAACTACGGGATATGGATGA